A portion of the Jaculus jaculus isolate mJacJac1 chromosome 5, mJacJac1.mat.Y.cur, whole genome shotgun sequence genome contains these proteins:
- the Fndc4 gene encoding fibronectin type III domain-containing protein 4: MLPGPPEDLVGTMASLMPLSPYLSPTVLLLVSCDLGFVRADRPPSPVNVTVTHLRANSATVSWDVPEGNIVIGYSISQQRQNGPGQRVIREVNTTTRACALWGLAEDSDYTVQVRSIGLRGESPPGPRVHFRTLKGSDRLPSNSSSPGDITVEGLDGERPLQTGEVVIIVVVLLMWAAVIGLFCRQYDIIKDNDSNNNPKGKGPEQSPQGRPVGTRQKKSPSINTIDV; encoded by the exons ATGCTCCCGGGGCCCCCAGAGGACTTGGTGGGGACCATGGCTTCGTTGATGCCACTTTCCCCATATCTAAGCCCTACGGTCCTCCTGCTGGTCAGCTGTGACCTGGGCTTTGTGCGCGCAG ACCGACCTCCTTCTCCTGTGAATGTGACGGTCACTCACCTCAGAGCCAACTCGGCCACTGTGTCCTGGGACGTCCCAGAAGGCAACATCGTCATTGGCTACTCCATTTCCCAGCAA CGACAGAATGGCCCTGGGCAGCGTGTGATCAGGGAGGTGAACACTACCACCCGGGCCTGTGCCCTCTGGGGCCTGGCTGAAGACAGCGACTATACCGTGCAGGTCAGGAGCATTGGCCTCCGTGGAGAGAGCCCCCCAGGTCCCCGGGTACACTTCCGCACTCTCAAGGGTTCTGACCGGCTTCCCTCCAACAGCTCCAGCCCAG GTGACATCACAGTGGAGGGTCTGGATGGAGAGCGGCCACTCCAGACAGGAGAAGTGGTCATCATCGTGGTGGTGTTGCTCATGTGGGCTG CTGTAATTGGACTATTCTGCCGTCAGTATGACATCATCAAGGACAACGACTCCAACAACAACCCCAAGGGGAAGGGACCGGAACAGAGTCCTCAGGGAAGGCCAGTAGGGACAAGACAG AAAAAGTCACCATCTATCAACACCATTGACGTTTGA